In one window of Methanolobus mangrovi DNA:
- a CDS encoding tetratricopeptide repeat protein — translation MNAEVPVPKDRSKYIPVLVAIIMVLVAGYALFGGYIQKQRTLHEVDSLWENASILREEGNYDQALQVYNSVFGIISSSEFPLEYGMNHYYRGVAYGEMASVDTVNASSNLQNSIYAYDSSLKFITKTEYPAEYARVQYSLGDTYLKLYASQGSDEDLNTSISYYNEALDYYSIAVDPIYFASIHNRLGTAWRKTSVAESDSIYLQNAIDAYDQSLRVFRKDTYPLEYAGVQNNLGNLYLEISEFNDKKDNINNAINAFNAALDVYTIETRPVEYATLQNNLGNAYFAMSEIENKERNVEMAVNAYHEALKVFTIGLFPQEHEGVIHNIARAYKSL, via the coding sequence ATGAATGCTGAAGTCCCTGTTCCAAAAGATCGATCCAAATATATCCCTGTACTTGTTGCGATTATCATGGTTCTTGTAGCAGGTTATGCACTCTTTGGCGGTTATATACAAAAACAAAGGACATTGCATGAAGTAGATTCTTTATGGGAGAATGCATCAATATTGCGTGAGGAAGGCAATTATGATCAGGCATTACAGGTCTACAACTCAGTATTCGGAATAATATCTTCAAGCGAGTTCCCTCTTGAATATGGGATGAACCATTATTATCGTGGTGTTGCATATGGGGAAATGGCTTCAGTGGATACTGTTAATGCCTCAAGTAACTTGCAGAACAGTATATATGCATATGACTCCTCCCTGAAGTTCATCACAAAAACTGAGTATCCGGCTGAATATGCAAGAGTGCAGTACAGTTTAGGTGATACATACCTGAAATTATATGCTTCTCAAGGTAGTGATGAGGATCTCAATACTTCTATCAGCTACTATAACGAAGCACTTGATTATTATTCCATAGCTGTGGATCCTATCTATTTTGCATCTATACATAATAGGCTTGGAACTGCCTGGCGTAAGACGAGTGTTGCAGAAAGTGACTCCATATACCTCCAAAATGCAATTGATGCATATGATCAGTCACTGAGGGTTTTCAGGAAAGATACTTACCCTCTGGAATATGCAGGGGTTCAGAACAACCTTGGGAATCTATATCTTGAAATATCAGAATTCAATGATAAAAAGGACAATATAAACAATGCTATAAATGCTTTTAATGCTGCTCTTGATGTCTATACCATCGAAACCCGGCCGGTGGAGTATGCCACTCTCCAGAACAATCTTGGAAATGCTTATTTTGCCATGTCGGAAATAGAGAATAAAGAACGCAATGTCGAAATGGCGGTTAACGCCTATCATGAGGCATTGAAGGTATTTACCATCGGTCTTTTCCCTCAGGAGCATGAGGGAGTCATTCATAATATTGCAAGAGCATACAAGAGCCTCTAA
- a CDS encoding histidinol phosphate phosphatase domain-containing protein yields MIDMHTHTIFSDGELIPSELVRRAVVHGYRAIGITDHADFTNVEHILKNVSKAKYLEDELDIQVKVGVEITHVPPRKIAPLARMAKELGAEIVVVHGETINEPVMPGTNAASVELADVDILAHPGFITIEEAEIARDNDVCLEITARNGHNRTNGHVARIGMEAGATLVVDTDTHSPGNLITKEFALKIAMGAGLTEKQAQAVLDNSLRFLE; encoded by the coding sequence ATGATAGATATGCATACTCATACTATTTTTAGTGACGGCGAGCTCATACCAAGTGAACTTGTGAGAAGGGCTGTAGTTCACGGATACAGAGCTATAGGTATTACTGACCACGCTGATTTCACAAATGTAGAACATATTCTCAAAAACGTAAGTAAGGCAAAATATCTGGAGGATGAGCTTGATATTCAGGTTAAAGTGGGTGTTGAGATAACTCATGTTCCGCCTAGAAAAATAGCTCCGCTTGCAAGAATGGCAAAAGAGTTGGGCGCAGAAATTGTGGTAGTCCATGGGGAAACCATAAATGAGCCTGTTATGCCTGGTACCAATGCTGCTTCAGTTGAGCTTGCAGATGTGGATATACTTGCACATCCAGGTTTTATCACTATCGAAGAGGCTGAGATTGCCCGTGATAATGACGTATGCCTTGAGATAACTGCCCGGAATGGGCATAACAGGACCAACGGTCATGTTGCCAGAATAGGTATGGAGGCCGGTGCAACTCTGGTAGTTGATACTGATACCCATAGCCCGGGAAATCTCATTACAAAGGAATTTGCCCTGAAAATTGCCATGGGCGCAGGATTAACTGAAAAGCAGGCACAAGCTGTACTTGATAACTCACTCCGTTTTCTGGAGTGA
- a CDS encoding DUF211 domain-containing protein — protein MTGIRRLVLDVLKPHHPSIVELSKTLSVLPGVHGVNLSLYEVDQQTETVKITIEGENLDYDEVKDSIENLGAVVHSIDEIAAGKRLVEEVETLQER, from the coding sequence TTGACAGGAATTAGAAGATTGGTTCTGGATGTGCTTAAACCCCATCATCCATCAATTGTTGAATTGTCTAAGACACTAAGTGTACTCCCGGGAGTACATGGAGTAAACCTCAGCCTTTATGAGGTAGACCAGCAGACAGAAACGGTCAAGATCACCATTGAAGGTGAAAATCTCGACTATGACGAAGTAAAAGATTCAATTGAGAATCTCGGAGCAGTTGTACACAGCATAGATGAAATTGCCGCCGGAAAGAGGCTTGTAGAAGAAGTAGAGACACTGCAGGAAAGATAA